A stretch of Ipomoea triloba cultivar NCNSP0323 chromosome 11, ASM357664v1 DNA encodes these proteins:
- the LOC115996920 gene encoding uncharacterized protein LOC115996920: protein MEALWNLEDKWKVSTKAAAAIGLCACAAASLLVAAVWVVLRRRKTAADGGGVEEAKEVLMRSVRWSGACKWEEKRGRGKGRERGSLSPLLVGGPVGWQSHSSDSPVWQRPILMGEKCELPSFSGLILYDDEGRPLHNNNNNNNVSPHHHQVDMSAAIERVTLKELL, encoded by the coding sequence ATGGAGGCGTTATGGAATTTGGAGGATAAATGGAAGGTGTCAACGAAGGCGGCGGCCGCCATTGGTTTGTGCGCATGCGCGGCGGCGTCTCTGCTCGTCGCGGCGGTCTGGGTGGTGCTGCGGCGGCGGAAGACGGCGGCGGACGGCGGCGGCGTGGAGGAGGCGAAGGAGGTGCTTATGAGGTCGGTGCGGTGGAGCGGCGCGTGTAAGTGGGAGGAGAAGAGGGGGAGGGGGAAGGGGAGGGAGAGGGGGTCACTGTCGCCGCTGCTTGTGGGGGGCCCGGTGGGGTGGCAGAGCCACAGCTCGGATTCGCCGGTGTGGCAACGGCCGATACTTATGGGGGAGAAATGTGAGCTCCCCAGCTTTAGTGGCCTCATTCTCTATGACGATGAAGGCAGACCtcttcacaataataataataataataatgtttcacCTCATCATCACCAG
- the LOC115997604 gene encoding 60S ribosomal protein L18a-like protein, translated as MGNKESSHRRHARDDGDRERQPLLGGAPDDRRPLPCCGCGTGWCMFISGFFLVAVPWYIAAFILICGKVGRREKPGYIASTIAAVGATGALIYGLYRLLPHLIPLIMALFGI; from the exons ATGGGTAACAAGGAAAGCAGCCACCGCCGCCATGCCCGTGACGATGGAGACCGGGAAAGGCAACCTCTACTTGGGGGCGCTCCAG ATGATCGGCGGCCTCTACCTTGCTGCGGTTGTGGCACTGGCTGGTGCAT GTTCATTAGTGGTTTCTTTCTTGTTGCTGTCCCATGGTATATTGCTGCCTTCATTCTGATCTGTGGCAAAGTTGGTCGTCGTGAGAAACCAGGATACATCGCCTCCACAATTGCT GCTGTTGGTGCCACAGGTGCACTTATTTATGGTCTATACCGTCTCCTTCCTCATCTTATTCCATTGATCATGGCTTTGTTTGGAATCTAG
- the LOC115996683 gene encoding mitogen-activated protein kinase 19 isoform X2, with the protein MQQDQRKKNSKEVEFFTEYGDANRYKILEIIGKGSYGVVCAALDTHTGEKVAIKKINDIFEHISDAIRILREVKLLRILRHPDIVEIKRIMIPPSRRDFKDIYVVFELMESDLHQVIKANDDLTHEHHRFFLYQMLRAMKYMHTANVYHRDLKPKNILANANCKLKICDFGLARVSFSDTPTTVFWTDYVATRWYRAPELCGSFFSKYTPAIDIWSIGCIFAEVLTGKPLFPGKSVVHQLELITDLLGSPSPETISVVRNEKARKYLMDMRKKNPVPFSEKFPSVDPLALRLLQRLLAFDPYFKGLAKIEREPSCLPISKLEFEFERRRLTKEDIRELIFREILEYHPQLLKDYMSGNDSSYLYPSALGHFRRQFAYLEEKSGKSGPVIPPERKHVSVPRSTINSSTIPPKTQPSMSVFDLRRASEEVSAGVRVTETVSNNLPKPSRPPPRVPAAAAAKPGRVVGPVLPLESDRTIKDVHNGHAYPQNPVLPPHYAAFRTNSGKNQAKYGAEVAKASSQISRVPHMLQSDAKLTQKTNNGVINSNPYFQAQANVGQLNSQMVALDAKLMQAQSQFGAVAAHREVGAVQYGLT; encoded by the exons ATGCAACAAGATCAGCGCAAGAAg AATTCCAAGGAGGTGGAATTTTTTACAGAGTATGGGGATGCCAACAGGTATAAGATTCTGGAGATTATAGGGAAAGGGAGCTATGGTGTTGTTTGTGCAGCCCTGGACACTCATACTGGGGAAAAGGTagcaataaagaaaataaatgacatttttgaGCACATCTCTGATGCAATTAGAATTTTGCGTGAGGTGAAGTTGCTTAGGATTTTGAGGCACCCTGATATTGTTGAAATCAAACGCATTATGATTCCTCCTTCGAGGCGGGACTTCAaagatatatatgttgtttttgaGCTTATGGAATCTGATCTTCATCAAGTTATTAAAGCCAATGATGACTTGACGCACGAGCACCACCGGTTTTTCCTCTACCAGATGCTACGGGCTATGAAATATATGCACACAG CCAATGTTTATCATAGAGATCttaaaccaaaaaatatattggCGAATGCGAACTGCAAACTAAAAATATGCGATTTTGGATTAGCAAGGGTTTCATTTAGTGACACACCTACAACTGTATTTTGGACG GATTATGTTGCTACAAGATGGTATAGGGCTCCTGAGTTATGTGGATCGTTCTTTTCCAAG TATACTCCTGCTATTGATATTTGGAGCATTGGTTGTATCTTTGCGGAGGTACTGACTGGGAAACCACTATTCCCGGGTAAAAGTGTTGTTCATCAGTTGGAATTGATCACTGATCTTCTTGGGTCACCATCACCAGAAACCATTTCCGTG GTTCGTAATGAGAAGGCAAGAAAATATCTGATGGATATGCGCAAAAAGAACCCGGTTCCTTTTAGTGAGAAATTTCCAAGTGTAGATCCATTGGCACTTCGACTATTGCAGAGGTTGTTGGCATT TGATCCTTACTTTAAAGGACTAGCCAAGATTGAGCGAGAACCTTCCTGTCTACCAATCTCTAAGTTGGAATTTGAGTTTGAGCGTCGGAGGCTGACAAAGGAGGACATCCGAGAATTAATATTTAGGGAGATACTAGAATATCATCCCCAACTTTTGAAGGACTACATGTCTGGAAACGATTCAAGTTACCTGTACCCAAG TGCTCTTGGTCATTTTAGAAGGCAATTTGCTTATCTTGAAGAAAAGAGTGGTAAAAGCGGGCCTGTTATTCCTCCTGAAAGAAAACATGTCTCTGTTCCACG CTCTACGATTAATTCTAGTACCATCCCTCCGAAAACACAACCAAGTATGTCTGTTTTTGATCTTCGCCGAGCGAGTGAAGAGGTGTCTGCCGGCGTTAGAGTTACAGAGACTGTATCTAACAATCTACCCAAGCCTTCACGACCACCACCAAGAGTGCCAGCGGCAGCAGCAG CTAAACCAGGTCGAGTTGTCGGCCCGGTTTTACCACTCGAGAGCGATAGAACTATCAAAGATGTGCATAATGGACACGCTTATCCTCAGAACCCTGTCCTTCCCCCACACTATGCAGCATTCAGGACTAACTCGGGAAAGAACCAAGCAAAGTATGGAGCAGAAGTCGCGAAAGCGTCCTCTCAGATCAGCAGAGTACCACACATGCTGCAGTCTGATGCAAAGCTAACCCAGAAAACAAACAACGGCGTCATTAACAGCAACCCGTATTTCCAGGCGCAAGCTAACGTAGGCCAACTGAATAGTCAGATGGTCGCTCTCGACGCCAAACTTATGCAGGCGCAATCTCAGTTCGGAGCGGTTGCTGCTCACCGAGAGGTTGGTGCTGTTCAGTATGGTCTGACTTAG
- the LOC115997059 gene encoding solanesyl diphosphate synthase 1, chloroplastic yields MMSAAYHNLEFGRTRLNSPACGCSSNSSIDKHSAKKFLLRNVNNGGGGGFRARKLLCCRREIGRCNVFSTKAPESFLNGVTPDSSPMLDLKKDSGSPISVANLFEVVTDDLLTLNKNLQSIVGAENPVLMSAAEQIFSAGGKRMRPALVFLVSRATAETAGLKELTKEHRRLAEIIEMIHTASLIHDDVLDESDMRRGKETVHQIYGTRVAVLAGDFMFAQSSWYLANLENIEVIKLISQVIKDFASGEIKQASSLFDCDVRLEDYLIKSYYKTASLIAASTKGAAIFSGVDSEISEQMYQYGRNLGLSFQIVDDILDFTQSAEQLGKPAGSDLAKGNLTAPVIFALENEPKLRDMIESEFCEAGALEEAIGVVKSCGGIARAQELAREKAGIAIRNLECLPPSPFRVALEEMVLYNLERVK; encoded by the exons ATGATGTCTGCTGCCTACCATAATCTTGAGTTTGGGAGGACGAGGTTGAACTCTCCGGCTTGCGGCTGTTCCTCCAATTCCTCCATTGATAAGCACTCTGCCAAGAAATTTCTGCTCAGAAACGTTAACAATGGAGGGGGAGGAGGGTTCAGAGCTCGGAAACTGCTGTGTTGCCGGCGTGAAATTGGGCGGTGTAATGTGTTCTCCACTAAGGCTCCTGAGAGTTTCCTCAATG GAGTCACACCTGATTCATCTCCAATGTTGGATTTGAAGAAAGACAGTGGAAGCCCTATTTCAGTGGCAAATTTGTTTGAAGTGGTGACTGATGATCTCCTGACACTGAACAAGAATTTGCAATCT ATTGTCGGTGCGGAGAACCCTGTTTTAATGTCTGCTGCAGAGCAGATATTCAGTGCTGGTGGCAAGAGGATGAGGCCCGCTTTAGTTTTCCTTGTTTCCCGAGCGACAGCAGAAACTGCGGGTCTAAA GGAACTCACCAAGGAACACAGGCGGCTGGCTGAAATCATTGAAATGATCCACACTGCGAGCCTGATACACGATGATGTGTTGGATGAAAGCGACATGCGGAGAG GAAAGGAAACCGTTCATCAGATATATGGCACGAGGGTAGCGGTGCTTGCTGGTGATTTTATGTTTGCACAATCGTCGTGGTACCTAGCTAACCTCGAAAACATTGAAGTCATAAAGCTCATAAGTCAG GTCATCAAAGACTTTGCGAGCGGTGAAATAAAGCAGGCGTCGAGTTTATTCGACTGTGATGTGAGATTGGAGGATTACTTAATCAAGAGTTACTACAAAACGGCCTCGTTGATTGCTGCAAGCACCAAGGGAGCCGCCATATTCAGCGGGGTCGACAGCGAGATCAGCGAGCAGATGTATCAATACGGGAGGAACCTCGGTCTATCGTTCCAGATCGTGGACGACATACTCGACTTCACTCAATCAGCAGAGCAGCTCGGGAAACCGGCCGGGAGCGACCTGGCCAAGGGCAACCTGACAGCGCCGGTGATATTTGCGCTAGAAAACGAGCCAAAACTGCGGGACATGATCGAATCTGAATTCTGCGAGGCGGGTGCTCTCGAGGAAGCCATTGGCGTGGTGAAGAGCTGCGGGGGCATCGCGAGAGCTCAGGAGCTGGCGAGAGAGAAAGCGGGTATCGCGATTCGGAACCTCGAATGCTTGCCTCCGAGCCCTTTCCGCGTCGCTCTTGAGGAAATGGTGCTGTATAATCTCGAAAGAGttaagtag
- the LOC115996683 gene encoding mitogen-activated protein kinase 19 isoform X1, which produces MQQDQRKKNSKEVEFFTEYGDANRYKILEIIGKGSYGVVCAALDTHTGEKVAIKKINDIFEHISDAIRILREVKLLRILRHPDIVEIKRIMIPPSRRDFKDIYVVFELMESDLHQVIKANDDLTHEHHRFFLYQMLRAMKYMHTANVYHRDLKPKNILANANCKLKICDFGLARVSFSDTPTTVFWTDYVATRWYRAPELCGSFFSKYTPAIDIWSIGCIFAEVLTGKPLFPGKSVVHQLELITDLLGSPSPETISVVRNEKARKYLMDMRKKNPVPFSEKFPSVDPLALRLLQRLLAFDPKDRPTAEQALADPYFKGLAKIEREPSCLPISKLEFEFERRRLTKEDIRELIFREILEYHPQLLKDYMSGNDSSYLYPSALGHFRRQFAYLEEKSGKSGPVIPPERKHVSVPRSTINSSTIPPKTQPSMSVFDLRRASEEVSAGVRVTETVSNNLPKPSRPPPRVPAAAAAKPGRVVGPVLPLESDRTIKDVHNGHAYPQNPVLPPHYAAFRTNSGKNQAKYGAEVAKASSQISRVPHMLQSDAKLTQKTNNGVINSNPYFQAQANVGQLNSQMVALDAKLMQAQSQFGAVAAHREVGAVQYGLT; this is translated from the exons ATGCAACAAGATCAGCGCAAGAAg AATTCCAAGGAGGTGGAATTTTTTACAGAGTATGGGGATGCCAACAGGTATAAGATTCTGGAGATTATAGGGAAAGGGAGCTATGGTGTTGTTTGTGCAGCCCTGGACACTCATACTGGGGAAAAGGTagcaataaagaaaataaatgacatttttgaGCACATCTCTGATGCAATTAGAATTTTGCGTGAGGTGAAGTTGCTTAGGATTTTGAGGCACCCTGATATTGTTGAAATCAAACGCATTATGATTCCTCCTTCGAGGCGGGACTTCAaagatatatatgttgtttttgaGCTTATGGAATCTGATCTTCATCAAGTTATTAAAGCCAATGATGACTTGACGCACGAGCACCACCGGTTTTTCCTCTACCAGATGCTACGGGCTATGAAATATATGCACACAG CCAATGTTTATCATAGAGATCttaaaccaaaaaatatattggCGAATGCGAACTGCAAACTAAAAATATGCGATTTTGGATTAGCAAGGGTTTCATTTAGTGACACACCTACAACTGTATTTTGGACG GATTATGTTGCTACAAGATGGTATAGGGCTCCTGAGTTATGTGGATCGTTCTTTTCCAAG TATACTCCTGCTATTGATATTTGGAGCATTGGTTGTATCTTTGCGGAGGTACTGACTGGGAAACCACTATTCCCGGGTAAAAGTGTTGTTCATCAGTTGGAATTGATCACTGATCTTCTTGGGTCACCATCACCAGAAACCATTTCCGTG GTTCGTAATGAGAAGGCAAGAAAATATCTGATGGATATGCGCAAAAAGAACCCGGTTCCTTTTAGTGAGAAATTTCCAAGTGTAGATCCATTGGCACTTCGACTATTGCAGAGGTTGTTGGCATTTGATCCAAAGGATCGGCCAACTGCTGAACAG GCATTGGCTGATCCTTACTTTAAAGGACTAGCCAAGATTGAGCGAGAACCTTCCTGTCTACCAATCTCTAAGTTGGAATTTGAGTTTGAGCGTCGGAGGCTGACAAAGGAGGACATCCGAGAATTAATATTTAGGGAGATACTAGAATATCATCCCCAACTTTTGAAGGACTACATGTCTGGAAACGATTCAAGTTACCTGTACCCAAG TGCTCTTGGTCATTTTAGAAGGCAATTTGCTTATCTTGAAGAAAAGAGTGGTAAAAGCGGGCCTGTTATTCCTCCTGAAAGAAAACATGTCTCTGTTCCACG CTCTACGATTAATTCTAGTACCATCCCTCCGAAAACACAACCAAGTATGTCTGTTTTTGATCTTCGCCGAGCGAGTGAAGAGGTGTCTGCCGGCGTTAGAGTTACAGAGACTGTATCTAACAATCTACCCAAGCCTTCACGACCACCACCAAGAGTGCCAGCGGCAGCAGCAG CTAAACCAGGTCGAGTTGTCGGCCCGGTTTTACCACTCGAGAGCGATAGAACTATCAAAGATGTGCATAATGGACACGCTTATCCTCAGAACCCTGTCCTTCCCCCACACTATGCAGCATTCAGGACTAACTCGGGAAAGAACCAAGCAAAGTATGGAGCAGAAGTCGCGAAAGCGTCCTCTCAGATCAGCAGAGTACCACACATGCTGCAGTCTGATGCAAAGCTAACCCAGAAAACAAACAACGGCGTCATTAACAGCAACCCGTATTTCCAGGCGCAAGCTAACGTAGGCCAACTGAATAGTCAGATGGTCGCTCTCGACGCCAAACTTATGCAGGCGCAATCTCAGTTCGGAGCGGTTGCTGCTCACCGAGAGGTTGGTGCTGTTCAGTATGGTCTGACTTAG